In Daucus carota subsp. sativus chromosome 4, DH1 v3.0, whole genome shotgun sequence, one DNA window encodes the following:
- the LOC108217632 gene encoding fatty acid hydroperoxide lyase, chloroplastic — protein MSASDKTPRLPGQLPVRTIPGSYGWPVWGPFVDRLDYFWFEGADTFFRKRMDKNKSSVFRTNIPPAFPFFTSINPNIIAVLDVKSFSHLFDMELVEKKDVLAGDYMPSTSLTGDIRTCIYLDTTEPRHAQLKNYILDILKRSRRTWIPSLTANLDTMWNSIDSDISKSKSGDTAFDVPLKKFLFSFLARALTGADSSKSPEISEKGYSWLERWLLIQLVPTIKLGLCQPFEEIFLHSFVYPSFLVTGGYDKVAEFVKKEGSEVLNRGTTEFGLSAQDSLHNLMYVLGFNAFGGLLAFLPTILKILGNDKTGLQEKLAKEVRDTCKADSLSFDSVTQLDLVNSFVFEALRLNPPVPLQFARARKDFTLSSHDSGFEVKKGEVLCGYQPLVMRDGNVFDEPEKFVADRFTKDKGTELLSYVFWSNGSQTGSPSADNKQCPAKDYVPVTAALFVAHLFQRYDSITLDSSGSKITALEKAKHA, from the exons ATGTCAGCTAGCGATAAAACACCGCGACTGCCAGGTCAGCTGCCCGTCCGTACAATTCCCGGCAGCTACGGGTGGCCGGTGTGGGGGCCATTTGTGGACCGTTTAGACTATTTCTGGTTCGAGGGAGCTGACACATTTTTTAGGAAGAGGATGGACAAGAACAAGAGCAGCGTGTTTCGAACCAATATTCCTCCCGCATTCCCGTTTTTCACCTCTATTAATCCGAATATAATTGCTGTGCTTGATGTGAAATCGTTCTCGCACTTGTTTGATATGGAGCTTGTGGAGAAGAAAGACGTACTCGCCGGAGATTACATGCCGAGTACGAGTCTGACGGGAGATATACGTACCTGTATATATCTTGATACTACTGAGCCCCGACATGCTCAG CTGAAGAACTACATTCTAGACATCCTAAAACGGAGCAGAAGGACATGGATCCCCAGTCTCACCGCAAACCTAGACACCATGTGGAACTCCATCGACTCCGACATCTCGAAATCAAAATCCGGCGACACGGCCTTCGACGTGCCCTTAAAAAAGTTCCTCTTCAGCTTCCTAGCTCGAGCCCTAACCGGAGCCGACTCATCAAAATCACCTGAAATATCCGAAAAAGGATACTCCTGGCTCGAACGCTGGCTCCTCATCCAACTCGTCCCCACCATCAAGCTCGGCCTCTGTCAGCCCTTCGAAGAAATCTTTCTTCACTCGTTCGTCTACCCTTCTTTTCTCGTCACTGGCGGCTACGACAAAGTCGCTGAGTTTGTTAAAAAAGAAGGCTCGGAAGTGCTGAACCGCGGCACGACTGAGTTCGGACTCAGTGCACAGGACTCGCTTCATAACCTCATGTATGTGCTAGGGTTTAACGCATTCGGCGGACTCCTAGCTTTTCTCCCCACGATTTTAAAAATTCTCGGAAACGACAAAACAGGGTTGCAGGAGAAACTTGCGAAAGAAGTAAGAGATACATGCAAGGCCGACTCACTGAGTTTCGACTCGGTGACGCAACTCGACCTGGTCAACTCGTTCGTCTTCGAAGCTCTCCGGCTCAACCCGCCCGTTCCTCTCCAGTTCGCTAGGGCGAGAAAGGATTTTACACTGAGTTCGCATGACTCGGGATTTGAAGTGAAGAAAGGGGAGGTGCTCTGTGGGTACCAGCCTCTCGTAATGAGAGATGGGAACGTGTTTGATGAACCGGAGAAGTTTGTTGCGGATCGGTTTACGAAAGACAAGGGGACCGAGTTACTGAGTTACGTGTTCTGGTCGAACGGGTCACAGACCGGGTCACCGAGTGCGGATAACAAGCAGTGTCCTGCGAAAGATTATGTGCCTGTGACGGCGGCTTTGTTCGTGGCTCATTTGTTTCAGAGGTATGATTCGATCACGCTTGACTCTTCTGGGTCAAAGATCACAGCACTCGAAAAGGCTAAGCATGCATAA
- the LOC108216159 gene encoding glycosyltransferase BC10 yields MNMKKRAAHSSSASLARLRIKFGSRFLIAIFALLCFCSMFGLHQFTSRLQGTPKIAFMFLVRENLPLDFLWHSFFKNADAAKFSIYIHSKPGFVFDESTTVSEFFYNRQLSRSIQVGWGKPTMIEAERLLLEEALADSDNQRFVLLSDSCVPLHNFSYVYNYLISSPKSYVESFVDLSEPRYSIKMFPIITEEKWRKGSQWVALLRRHAELIVHDYTVFPVFKKFCKRRPPLDIAKAKLTNASLVQTEHNCIPDEHYVQTLFMLKALEDEIFRRTLTYSLWNHSTNRTDPTGWHPVTFDYENAEQQYIEKIKDIKNIVYESEHRTEQCYTNSMQTPCYLFARKFTPGAALRLLTDGVVGPYDPTILLKHRQK; encoded by the exons ATGAACATGAAGAAAAGAGCAGCTCATTCTTCTTCTGCTTCACTTGCTCGGCTACGCATAAAATTCGGGTCAAGGTTCTTGATAGCAATCTTTGCTCTGCTCTGCTTTTGCTCCATGTTTGGCTTGCATCAGTTTACTAGTCGTCTCCAAGGCACACCCAAGATAGCTTTTATGTTCCTTGTTCGCGAAAATCTGCCTCTAGATTTTCTCTGGCATAGTTTCTTTAAG AATGCAGATGCTGCAAAGTTTTCAATCTATATACATTCCAAGCCTGGTTTTGTGTTTGACGAATCTACTACCGTTTCTGAATTCTTTTATAATCGACAGCTGAGTAGGAGCATCCAG GTGGGCTGGGGAAAACCTACTATGATAGAAGCAGAGAGATTGTTACTGGAAGAAGCTCTTGCAGATTCAGACAACCAGAGATTTGTTCTATTGTCAGACAG CTGTGTACCTTTGCACAATTTCAGTTACGTGTACAACTATCTCATATCTTCTCCAAAAAGCTATGTAGAAAG TTTCGTTGATCTAAGTGAGCCACGTTACAGCATAAAAATGTTTCCTATAATAACAGAGGAGAAATGGCGGAAAGGATCCCAG TGGGTTGCATTACTAAGAAGACACGCAGAGCTGATTGTACATGATTATACTGTTTTCCCTGTCTTCAAGAAGTTTTGCAAG CGACGACCTCCTCTAGACATCGCTAAAGCAAAACTGACAAATGCATCA CTAGTTCAGACGGAGCATAATTGTATTCCAGATGAACATTATGTGCAGACATTATTTATG TTAAAAGCGCTTGAGGATGAAATCTTCCGCAGAACGTTGACGTATTCCTTGTGGAATCATTCTACTAATAGAACAGACCCAACTGGTTGGCATCCTGTTACATTTGATTATGAGAATGCTGAGCAacaatatattgaaaaaattaag GATATCAAGAACATTGTGTACGAATCTGAACATCGGACAGAGCAGTGCTACACTAATTCGATGCAAACTCCTTGTTATTTATTTGCAAGGAAGTTCACACCAGGTGCAGCCCTCCGCCTATTAACTGATGGAGTGGTCGGCCCCTATGATCCAACTATATTGTTAAAGCATAGACAAAAATAG
- the LOC108215932 gene encoding ribonuclease 3-like protein 3 yields MKYCIGERNYLPQYNNKIIGGRLSHRSAKAAMASSPSWLQSFVSPGLIALSKRLRIHGLPLVNVFNDMISKDDLRSPIVVEDDDASCSMESLPSLEEVEKIIGYSFKNQSLLQQAFTHQSYQHKCESYERLEFVGDSVLNLLITRQQFNMYPNLPPGMLSPLRSANVDTEKLARVAIKYDLLKYLRHNNRKLSQQAKGFHKALSKYPFHSYGLIDPPKVLADIVESTIGAVYIDSNSSMDITWEVAKDLLQPMITPEMIQENPIKKLQEICQKQRLKVRFKDLWLKKGTFEVYVDDQLRGKGEYRAKKEIALNRAANDAYNDIARSICIENETGK; encoded by the exons ATGAAATATTGCATAGGAGAAAGAAATTATTTAccccaatataataataaaataataggtGGCAGACTATCTCATCGCAGTGCAAAGGCGGCGATGGCGTCGTCGCCGTCGTGGTTACAATCGTTCGTCTCTCCCGGTCTAATAGCCCTCTCTAAACGCCTCCGCATTCacg GTTTACCATTGGTTAATGTATTCAATGACATGATTAGTAAAGATGATTTGAGAAGTCCGATAGTGGTGGAGGACGATGATGCCAGTTGTAGTATGGAGTCGTTACCGAGTCTTGAAGAAGTGGAAAAGATTATAGGGTATAGTTTTAAGAACCAAAGCTTATTGCAGCAAGCCTTTACACACCAGTCGTATCAACATAAGTGTGAATCGTATGAGCGGCTTGAGTTTGTTGGTGACTCTGTGCTTAACCTTTTGATCACTCGACAGCAGTTTAACATGTATCCAAATCTTCCTCCGGGGATGTTGTCTCCACTTCGTTCTGCTAATGTTGACACAGAGAAGCTAGCACGTGTGGCAATTAAGTATGATTTACTTAAGTATTTACGGCATAATAATCGCAAACTCAGTCAACAA GCCAAAGGTTTTCATAAGGCTCTTTCAAAGTATCCTTTTCATTCCTATGGACTAATTGATCCTCCAAAGGTACTAGCTGATATTGTTGAATCCACGATAGGTGCCGTATACATCGACAGCAACTCTTCAATGGATATCACATGGGAG GTTGCCAAGGATTTGCTCCAGCCCATGATTACTCCAGAAATGATACAGGAAAATCCCATAAAGAAGCTTCAGGAGATCTGCCAGAAACAAAGACTAAAGGTACGGTTTAAAGATCTATGGTTAAAGAAAGGGACTTTTGAAGTCTACGTTGACGATCAGCTAAGAGGAAAGGGCGAGTACAGAGCCAAGAAAGAGATTGCTTTGAACAGAGCAGCAAATGATGCATACAATGACATTGCAAGGAGTATTTGCATTGAAAATGAGACTGGAAAGTAA